GCTGGGCCTGCCTACCTAACGAACTGCTTTGGGCGGCAGCAGAAGTCCTGGGGAGAAGACCGACGTATTGCTGGTAGTACGCGGGCCAAGCCGCGTTTTTTGCCGCCGACAGTTCTATCTTCACCAGATGAACTCTCGCCTTTCCCTGCTCGCCCTGGCGGCGCTGCTGTCCTGCTCCCGAGCCTCTGCCCCCACAACTACTGCTTCTACTACCCCGGCGCCCCAAGCCCTGGGCGTAACGGCGGCCAAGGCTATGGTCGTTTCGGCTCACCCGGCCGCCTCGCGCATCGGGCTGGAAATTCTGCAAAAAGGCGGCAATGCCTACGACGCGGCCGTAGCGGTGCAGTTTGCCCTGGCCGTGGCCTTGCCGGTAGCGGGTAATATTGGCGGGGGCGGGTTTCTGCTGTACCGCGGCGCCGACGGGCAGGAAGGCGCCCTGGATTTCCGGGAAACGGCCCCCGCCGCCGCCTCCCGCGACATGTACCTGGATAAGCAGGGCAACGTGGTGCCGGATCTGAGCACGGCGGGCCACCTGGCCGTGGGTGTGCCCGGCACCGTGGCCGGCATGGTGGCTCTGCACCAGAAACTGGGTAAGCTTAGCTGGGCCGAAGTGGTGCAGCCCGCCGTGGATTTGGCCAGAAAAGGCGTAGTGCTGACTCCCAAAGAAGCAGCGGGCCTCAACGGCACCCAGTTTATTACAACCCCGATTGTGACATCCCCAGCATTTCAGCACCTTACGAGGGAAGCCAACGGCTCAATTAGCGGGGAAGTACTGCCTCAAAGGAATTATCCGGCTAACCCATACAAACAGCCAGGCCGCACCTGGCAGCCCGGCGACACTATCCACTATGCCGAGCTGGCCCAGACGCTAAGCCGCATCCGGAGCAAGGGCCGGGCCGGTTTTTACGAGGGCGAGACGGCCGAATTGCTGGTAGCCGAAATGCTGCGGGGCAGAGGAATTATTACGAAGGAAGACCTCAAGAGCTACCAGCCCAAGTGGCGCACCCCGTTGCACGGCCGGTACCGAGGCTACGACGTGCTGACGTTTCCGCCGCCCAGCTCGGGCGGGGTGGCCTTGCTGCAAATGCTGCAGATGCTGGAACCCTACAACCTGAAAAAAGCCGGCTGGCACTCGCCCCAGGCCACGCACTGGATGACCGAAGCCCAGCGCCGCGTGTATGCCGACCGCGCTACCTACCTCGGCGACCCGGATTTTGGCCGAGTGCCGGTGGCGCGGTTGCTCGATAAAAGCTACAATACCCAGCGTATGGCTTCTACCCTGCCCCACCGCGCCACGCCCAGCAAAGCCCTAACCGCTGGCCCTGGCCTGCCCGCCTACGAGAGTGACCAGACCACCCACTACAGCATCGTGGACGCCCAGGGCAATGCGGTGAGCTGCACGACCACGCTCAACGGGGCCTACGGCAGCAAAGTGGTGGTGGCCGGGGCGGGCTTTCTGCTCAACAATGAAATGGATGACTTCTCCTCGAAGGCCGGCGTACCCAACGCCTACGGGCTGGTAGGCGGCACGGCCAACGCTATTACGCCGGGCAAACGGATGCTGTCCTCGATGACGCCGGCTATTCTCTCGCGCAACGGCAAGCTGCAACTAGTAGTAGGCACGCCCGGCGGCAGCACCATTATTACCAGTGTGCTGCAAGCCATTCTGCACGTCATCGACTACGACATGAGCATGCAGCAGGCCGTGAGCGTGCCCCGCCTGCACCACCAGTGGCTACCCGACTACATTGACGTAGAGCAGGATGCCCTGACGCCGGCCACCACGGATTCGCTGCAACGGCGCGGCTACACCTTGCACCCGCGCGGCGCCTGGGGCCGCATTGACGCCATCCGCATTCTGCCCAACGGCCACCTCGAAGGCGGTGCCGACCCCCGCGGCGACGATACGGCCCTGGGGTATTAAGTGAAATTGTGAATTAGTGAAATGGTGAGTTGTCGTTCTGTCCGTTTCTCTCCTCTGTCATCCTGAGGCGCAGCTAAAGGAGCTTCCTCACCTACCCCACTGCTTCTACTACCAACGTAAAAAAGCCCTTTACCAGCAGCTGGTAAAGGGCTTTTGCGTTTATGGAGCCTTGTCATTGAGGCTGAAAGGTTCTTCGCTCTGCTCAGGATGACACACCCAGGGAGTAGCTTCAGAACTACGCCTGGTCAGCGGGCTTGAGCTGGCGGGCGGCGTTGGCCAGGGCCTGCCCCAGCAGGTTGAGGCGGGTGGCAATGGATTCGGTCTGGGAGTCGGCGGCGCCGGTGACCTGCTCACCCAGGGTAAACAGGGAGCTGCCGATGCTGTCCACGTCGTTGTTGTTGATGTGCTGCTGCAGGCTGCGCAACTCCTGGAGTATTTCCGAGTGCACGGCTTCCCCGCTGTGGCTCAGGGTACGAATCCAGTCCTGAATATTGCTTAGGCCCTCGGTGCTGGCTTCCTGAATATTGCCGTTGAGGACGTTGATGGCGGCGTTGAGGTGGTTTTCGGGGTTATCAGTTGGCGTGGCCATGCGGTAGGGTTTTGGTGGAAAGAGTGAGGTAAGCGGCCGCTAGGCTACTAGCGACTTAAGGTTGCCGGCGGCCATAATCAGCAGCTGGCCCAGGTGGCGCAGCTGGTCGCCGATGCCGTTGTGCAGGTGGGGTCCGGCCCAGTCGTGGGTGTTGCTGGCGGCGCGGGAAGCCTGCTCGCCCAGGCGCTGCATCAGGGCGGCAGCTCCGGCCCGGTCGCCGTTTTGCAGGTAGCCTTTCAGCTGGCCCAGCTCCCCGGCGGCGGCTTGCAGCACGGCGCTGTTGGAGTTTTGCAGCTGCGGGCCCCAGCTGTCCAGAATCGGAATCAGGCCGCTGGGGTCGTGGGCAAAGGTGTGGTTGTTGAACAGGTCGCTCAACGAGAGGTTGGTGGAATAGAGGTGGTCGTTGAGGTTGTCGGAGGAAAGGGCCATGGTCGTAGGAATTGGGGGTTGAGCTTTTCTGTACGGGCCGGGCGCGCACGTCGTTGCTGCGGGGGCTTGGGCGAGCTTTACCCAACGGCGTATCTTGGCGGCTTCATTTGCTCTGCCGTTATGCATTCGTCTTTTTGCCGTGCCGGGGTCCTGCTGGGCCTTTTCCTGTCTTCTTTGCCCGGCGTAGCGCAGCGTGAAGGCGGCGGGCCGCCCAGCCAGGAACCGTTTGCCCACCCCCCAGCGCCGTTACCCACTCGCGGCCTGGGCAATTTGAAAGGCGTGGGGTACCGGGATGGTATGCTGACCATTCTTACCACCACGGGCGGCACGCTACGAGTTCAACCCTACGGGGCTGGGGTAGTCCGCGTGGAATACTACCCAGCCGGGCAGCCGGTGCGCCCACCAGCCTCGGTTAGCGTGGTGCAGGAGTCGCCGTATCCCGGGCTGGAACGGGCAGCCCTATGGCCGGAGCCAGCTACGCAGCTGTATCAGGACCGAGGCTCCCGCATTGAATGGCAGCCCTACCGCCGGGACTCTGATCTGACTATTATTGTTCAAAAAAAACCACTGGGCATCAGTTACCGCCACGGCCCTGAGGCGTTGGTCTCGGAGGCCGCTGGCTCGTTTCAGCAGCTGGCGGCTTCCGGTAGTCCGGAAGCCGGAATGAGGGTTTCATTTCGTTTGGCACCCGAGGAGCACCTTTACGGCACCGGCTCCCGGGCCCTGCCCCTCGACCGACGCGGCCGTAAGCTTACCCTCTACAACGAGGCTCACTACGGCTACCAAAACGGAGAATTCACGCTGAACGTGACTTTGCCCACGGTGGTCAGCAGCCGGGGCTACATGCTATTTTTTGACAACCACGCCCCCGCAGTGCTCGATTTGGGCGCTACCGAGAAAAATACGCTGGAGTATCGCGCCGAAAACCTGGGTAGTCTGTCCTACTTCCTGATTGCCGGCCGTTCCTACGCCGAAATTCTGGACCGCTACACCATGCTTACCGGCAAGCAGCCGCTACCGCCGCGCTGGGGCCTGGGCCTGATTCAAAGCCGCTTCGGCTACAAAACCGAGCAGGAAATGCTCCAGACGGCCCGCCGCATGCGCCAGGCCGGTTTCCCGCTCGATGCCCTGGTGCTAGACCTGTACTGGTTTGGGGGCACCACCCGGCAAGGCGACTTCCGCTGGCAGCCCCAGCAGTTTCCCGACCCTAAGCGCCTGATGAGCCGCCTCGACTCCAGCGGCGTCAAAACCATCCTGATTTCGGAGCCCTACGTGATGCGCACCTCCCTCAACGACTCCCTGGTGCGCAGCCAGGACTTGGTGGGGCGGGACCAGAGCGGTAAGCCTTATACCGTTAGTTCGTTCTGGGCAGGGCCAGCTACCCTACTGGATATGTTTCGGCCCGCGGCGCGCCAGTGGCTCTGGCAGCAGTACGATAGGCTGAAGCAAGACGGCGTGGGCGGCTGGTGGAGCGACCTGGGCGAACCCGAAAACCAGCCTACTGACATGGTCTATGACCTGGGCCCGACGCGCCGCATTCACAACGCCTACGGGCAGGCCTGGGCCAGTATTCTGCACGAAGGCTACATCCGGAATTACCCCCAGGAGCGCCTCTTCAATTTGGCCCGCTCGGGCTGGGCGGGCATGCAGCGCCACTCCGTTTTTCCGTGGTCGGGCGACGTGAGCCGGTCGTGGTCGGGTTTGCAGGCCCAGGTGCCCATTATGCTCAGCATGGGGTTGGGCGGCGTGGGCTACATGCACTCCGATGCGGGCGGGTTTGCCGGGTCCAACACCGACCCGGAACTGTATACACGCTGGCTACAGATGGCCAGTTTCGGCCCCGTTATGCGGCCCCACGGCGTAGTAGCGCCCGAACCCTACTGGTACCCGGAGCCTTACCAGAGCATCGTGCGCCGCTATGCCCACTTGCGCTACGAGCTGCTGCCCTACCTCTATACCCTGGCCTGGGAAAACTCGGAAACCGGCTCGCCCCTGGCCCGGCCCATGAACTACGGCCCCACAGCCCTCGACCCGCAATCCTTGTTCGACCTGGTTTCGGAAAACGAAAAGGAAAACTTACCGGAAGAAATTGACCTGGCCATACCAACCTGGACGTGGAACACCCGGGCCTCCACCGGCTGGGGAGCTGACCGCCTGGCCAAAAAGCAAACGAAGGAATTTGCCGCCAATAACACCGCGGCCCTGACCAACGTCAACGACCAGTTTCTGCTGGGCTCCAACTTGCTGGTGGCGCCGGTGCTGCAGCCCGGGCAGCGCCGGCGCAACGTGGTACTACCCCCGGGCCGTTGGATTGACTTTTACTCCCACCAAGTCTTCAATGGCAACCAAACTGTGGGCGTGGCGGCTCCGCTGGCCCAAGTGCCGCTGCTGGTGCGGGCCGGGGCCTTTGTGCCCCGGGCACCCTACGTGCCCACCACCGCCCACTACCGCACCGACACGCTAAACGTGCGCTACTACGCCGACCTGTCTGTACCCGAATCGAGCTTCACACTCTACGATGACGACGGCAAAACCACGCAGTCGGCCGTGCACGACACCTACGACCTGCTTACGTTTTGGGGCACCCTGCGTGGCCGGCAGGCCGGCATTCGGGTAGCCCTTAGCGGCAAAGGCTACGCCGGCAGTCCGGTGTGGCGTACCATCAACCTAGAAATACCGCGGGTAATGGCCGCGCCCACGGCAGTGCTCATCGACAACCAAACCGTGCCCGCTACCGACTGGCAGTACAACACCGCTACGCAGATGCTGCTAGTGCACTTCCTACTGGACGAAAAGCCTGTGCGCGTCACCATTCAGGGCTTGGCGCTCAATCAGCAGCTAGCGAGCCCCGCCCCCGAGCTGCTAACATTGGAAGCACCCAGCAACAGAACCTTTGGCGACCGTACGGAATTGCGCTATACCCTGCACGCTCCCGGGAGTTATCCGCTGCAAATCCGCGACGCCGCGGGCCGGATTGTACGCACGTTCGTGCCTGGGGAGCAAGCCTCGGGACCTCATACCGTCATGTGGAATGGAAATGACGACCAGGGCCAGCCGCTACCCGGCGGCATCTACACAGCCCAATTATTAGACCAGCACCAACGTCTGGTGCTACTGCGGGAATAAGCTAGTTGTTAGTTGCTAGTTGCCCGTTGTTAAGTTGTTCGTTTAGAAGTCAACAGAACAACCTAACAACGGACAACTAACAACTAAAACCTACGCAGGCGCTTTTTACTGAGCTCGTAGCTCACAATGGCCGGGATGTAGAAGGTGACATCGGCCAGGATCTTAGCCAGCAAAATGCCGCCCGCCAGATTGCCCACGGCTTTGGGCAGGTAGTACATCAAGGCCGGGCGCACCAGAAAACTGTCGAAGACTTCAGCCAGGCCGAATTCCACGACCAGGGCCCGCAGGTTGCGCAGCAAGGTGCGAAAAGTATAGGCCTGACCTGCCGCGTGCAATTGCCGGCGCGTCTGCCCGATATCCAGCGCCAGGATGTAACCGAAATAGGCTACGTTGCCGGCCCAGGTGCCCGCTAGCGCCGTGCTAACGGAATTGCGGGTAAGTTCAAACGCCAAGAACGCGCCACCCAGCGTGGCCAGCACCGACAGTACCTCGGCCGAGCCGTAGCGTCGCAGCCATTCCTTGACGTTCCATTTCATGGGCGCGAGGGTAGTTTGGTTCCGGCCCTTAATTGGGCAAAATGGCCAGTTCCTGTAAAATCTGCTCGGCAATGGCCTGGCGGCCGGTTATGAATTTCTCGTCGGCGGGCTTGCCATCCTTGGGCTCGGCGTTCAGGGCAAACATATACACGTTGCCGGCCTGCTCCAGCCAGCCCACAAACCAGCCGTTGGTGAGCTTGGCGCGCTGGGTCCAGCCGCTGGCCCCGTAGAGCTTGTACTGGGGCGTTGATTTCAGCAAGAATAGCTGCTTGGTCAGGGCCTGGTTGCGGGGGGCGGGCGGGAGTTTCTCGGCGTAGAGGTGGCGCAGAAAAGTCACCATCTGAAACTGGGAAATGCGCGAAATACCACCCATCCAGAAGGTTTGGAGCACCTCGGGCGTCACCACCATCTGCCCAAACTTCAGCCGCAGCAAGCTCTGCTGGTAGCGGGGTACGCCTACTTCCTGGGCAATCTGCTGCATGCAAGGCTGGCAGTCGCGGCGCAGGGCGGCGCGCAGGCGCAGGTCCTGGTTCCAGGCCGGGTTGTCGCGCTTTACCTGGTCCCAGGCAAAAACGTGGCTGGTATCGGGCAGGGCACCGGTTTCGAGGCCAATCAGGACGTTGGGAATGTTGAACGTGGCACCCGGCAAATAGCCCTGGTTGCAGCGGGCCACGTCGAAGGCGGTGTAGCGGTTGGCTTTCTGGTCGTAGAGCAAAAAGGAGCCTCGCAGGCCGTAGCTGTCGAAGTACTTTTTGAAATCACGCTCGGTAAGCGCCTGCCCGCGGGCACCGAAGCCGCTGAGCAACACAAGAAACAGGGCCAGAAAACGCATCAGGCAACAGGCTGAAAGGGATGATGCCACACGGGCAGAAGCAGCGCCCTGGCAAGCTTTGTGCCCAAATTCAGCAATTACCGGCCCCGGCCCAAATGTTGTTGAGCTTAGCCGGAATAGTTATGCCGGTGGCCGGCTGCTACGGCCGCCGGCTCAGTTCCTGTTTTTCCCAGGGGTAAATTTCCATTGTCAGGCTGCCGGCCTGCACGGCGGGATCGGCCTGAGTTAGGCGCTGGGCTTCTTCCAGGCTGGCGGCACTCAGGATGTACATACCGCCCAAGGCGCTGTCGGGGCCCGGACAACGCCCGGCCAGCGTGAGCCGACCTTCCTTGGTAAGCTGCTGCAAGTGCGCCGCGTGCCCGGCCCTGATAACGGATAGCTTCTCAACGTCGGCCTGCCGCTGGGCTACGTTTTTGAGCAGCACCAGGTAATAGGTTTTGGCCGGGGCCGGGCGGCCGGATACCGACTTTCTCGATTGGGCTACCGTGGGGGCAGCTCCCAAACCCAGCAACAGTGCCAGGAGTAGAAAACCAGATTTGCTCATGGGAAAAGCAGCTTAAGCGTGACGATACGGGTGATGGTACGGTAAATCCAATTCCGAAGTAGCTGCCACCCGGCGCTTTCCGCGCTACCGGGCTTTACGCTTCTGCTCCCTTCCCTCAGACTAAGGCGTTTACCACGCATCACTGGCCGGCGGGCAAAACAATTTGTCTGCTGGCCAGTACTACTACGCTCCTGCCGGCGTCGGCGGATTGCTTTTCCTGACTATTTATTCACTTCATATGGCTTCTACACGCACTTTGGGTCGGTCCGACCTGCATATTACCCCGCTCGTTCTGGGCGGCAACGTTTTCGGTTGGACGGCCGACCAAGCCGCTTCTTTTCGCATTCTGGACGCTTTCGTAGCGGGCGGCGGCAACGCCGTTGACACGGCCGACGGCTACTCGGTGTGGGTGCCCGGCCACGTGGGTGGCGAGTCAGAAACCATTATCGGCCAGTGGCTTAGACAGCGCGGCCGCCGCAACGACGTAATCATTGCCACCAAGGTAGGCTGGGAAGTAAACGCCCAGAACAAGGGCCTGGCCAAAGACTACATCCTACGGGCCGTGGAAGGCTCCCTCAAGCGCCTGCAAACCGACTACATCGATTTGTATCAGTCACATAAGGACGACCCGACGGTGCCCGTGGACGAAACCCTGGAGGCTTACGCCCAACTGGTGCAGCAGGGCAAGGTGCGCGTTATTGGCGCGTCCAACTTCTCGGCCGAGCGGCTGCGGGAGTCGCTGGAAGCCAGTACCAACCACGGCTTTCCGCGCTACGAAACCCTGCAGCCCCTCTACAATCTCTACGACCGGGAAGATTTCGAAAAGAACCTGCTGCCGCTGGTGAAGGAGCAGAACATTGGCGTAATTCCTTACTACGGCCTGGCGGCGGGCTTCCTGACCGGCAAGTACCGCTCGGAAGCCGACCTGCAGAAAAGCGCCCGAGGCGGCGGGGTGGGCCAGAAATACCTCAACGACAAAGGTCTGCGCATCCTCAGCGCCCTCGATGCAGTGGCGGCCCGCCAGCAGGCCACGCCCGCCCAGGTGGCCCTGGCCTGGATACTAGCCCAGCCCGGCCTGACGGCCCCCATTGCCTCGGCTACCAGCGCTGACCAGGTCACGGAGCTGCTCAAAGCCACCGAGTTGCAACTAAGCCCCGAAGACCTGACCCAGTTGGGCGAAGCCAGCGCGTAGGCTCTGTAGCAACACAACGCTCAAGCCTGGCGCTGCTGCCGGGCTTGCACCGGTACCCGGAACAACTCCCGACTACTAACTAGTCGGGAGTTGTTGTTTGCCGCCACTCTTAATATGGCTTTATAAGCAGCCAAGACCGGGTTCTGTGCGTAGGAAAACGACAAGCCCTTGTTCGTACCAACATCCTTTTGCCATGTCCCGCATTGAATCATCTGCTTTGGCCTGTTTGGC
Above is a genomic segment from Hymenobacter cellulosivorans containing:
- a CDS encoding YciI family protein, with the translated sequence MSKSGFLLLALLLGLGAAPTVAQSRKSVSGRPAPAKTYYLVLLKNVAQRQADVEKLSVIRAGHAAHLQQLTKEGRLTLAGRCPGPDSALGGMYILSAASLEEAQRLTQADPAVQAGSLTMEIYPWEKQELSRRP
- the ggt gene encoding gamma-glutamyltransferase; protein product: MNSRLSLLALAALLSCSRASAPTTTASTTPAPQALGVTAAKAMVVSAHPAASRIGLEILQKGGNAYDAAVAVQFALAVALPVAGNIGGGGFLLYRGADGQEGALDFRETAPAAASRDMYLDKQGNVVPDLSTAGHLAVGVPGTVAGMVALHQKLGKLSWAEVVQPAVDLARKGVVLTPKEAAGLNGTQFITTPIVTSPAFQHLTREANGSISGEVLPQRNYPANPYKQPGRTWQPGDTIHYAELAQTLSRIRSKGRAGFYEGETAELLVAEMLRGRGIITKEDLKSYQPKWRTPLHGRYRGYDVLTFPPPSSGGVALLQMLQMLEPYNLKKAGWHSPQATHWMTEAQRRVYADRATYLGDPDFGRVPVARLLDKSYNTQRMASTLPHRATPSKALTAGPGLPAYESDQTTHYSIVDAQGNAVSCTTTLNGAYGSKVVVAGAGFLLNNEMDDFSSKAGVPNAYGLVGGTANAITPGKRMLSSMTPAILSRNGKLQLVVGTPGGSTIITSVLQAILHVIDYDMSMQQAVSVPRLHHQWLPDYIDVEQDALTPATTDSLQRRGYTLHPRGAWGRIDAIRILPNGHLEGGADPRGDDTALGY
- a CDS encoding penicillin-binding transpeptidase domain-containing protein, which encodes MRFLALFLVLLSGFGARGQALTERDFKKYFDSYGLRGSFLLYDQKANRYTAFDVARCNQGYLPGATFNIPNVLIGLETGALPDTSHVFAWDQVKRDNPAWNQDLRLRAALRRDCQPCMQQIAQEVGVPRYQQSLLRLKFGQMVVTPEVLQTFWMGGISRISQFQMVTFLRHLYAEKLPPAPRNQALTKQLFLLKSTPQYKLYGASGWTQRAKLTNGWFVGWLEQAGNVYMFALNAEPKDGKPADEKFITGRQAIAEQILQELAILPN
- a CDS encoding aldo/keto reductase, translating into MASTRTLGRSDLHITPLVLGGNVFGWTADQAASFRILDAFVAGGGNAVDTADGYSVWVPGHVGGESETIIGQWLRQRGRRNDVIIATKVGWEVNAQNKGLAKDYILRAVEGSLKRLQTDYIDLYQSHKDDPTVPVDETLEAYAQLVQQGKVRVIGASNFSAERLRESLEASTNHGFPRYETLQPLYNLYDREDFEKNLLPLVKEQNIGVIPYYGLAAGFLTGKYRSEADLQKSARGGGVGQKYLNDKGLRILSALDAVAARQQATPAQVALAWILAQPGLTAPIASATSADQVTELLKATELQLSPEDLTQLGEASA
- a CDS encoding TIM-barrel domain-containing protein → MHSSFCRAGVLLGLFLSSLPGVAQREGGGPPSQEPFAHPPAPLPTRGLGNLKGVGYRDGMLTILTTTGGTLRVQPYGAGVVRVEYYPAGQPVRPPASVSVVQESPYPGLERAALWPEPATQLYQDRGSRIEWQPYRRDSDLTIIVQKKPLGISYRHGPEALVSEAAGSFQQLAASGSPEAGMRVSFRLAPEEHLYGTGSRALPLDRRGRKLTLYNEAHYGYQNGEFTLNVTLPTVVSSRGYMLFFDNHAPAVLDLGATEKNTLEYRAENLGSLSYFLIAGRSYAEILDRYTMLTGKQPLPPRWGLGLIQSRFGYKTEQEMLQTARRMRQAGFPLDALVLDLYWFGGTTRQGDFRWQPQQFPDPKRLMSRLDSSGVKTILISEPYVMRTSLNDSLVRSQDLVGRDQSGKPYTVSSFWAGPATLLDMFRPAARQWLWQQYDRLKQDGVGGWWSDLGEPENQPTDMVYDLGPTRRIHNAYGQAWASILHEGYIRNYPQERLFNLARSGWAGMQRHSVFPWSGDVSRSWSGLQAQVPIMLSMGLGGVGYMHSDAGGFAGSNTDPELYTRWLQMASFGPVMRPHGVVAPEPYWYPEPYQSIVRRYAHLRYELLPYLYTLAWENSETGSPLARPMNYGPTALDPQSLFDLVSENEKENLPEEIDLAIPTWTWNTRASTGWGADRLAKKQTKEFAANNTAALTNVNDQFLLGSNLLVAPVLQPGQRRRNVVLPPGRWIDFYSHQVFNGNQTVGVAAPLAQVPLLVRAGAFVPRAPYVPTTAHYRTDTLNVRYYADLSVPESSFTLYDDDGKTTQSAVHDTYDLLTFWGTLRGRQAGIRVALSGKGYAGSPVWRTINLEIPRVMAAPTAVLIDNQTVPATDWQYNTATQMLLVHFLLDEKPVRVTIQGLALNQQLASPAPELLTLEAPSNRTFGDRTELRYTLHAPGSYPLQIRDAAGRIVRTFVPGEQASGPHTVMWNGNDDQGQPLPGGIYTAQLLDQHQRLVLLRE